The genomic segment GTTCTTACCTAGGTAAACATGTAAATTTTGAAGAATTTCAGCGGAAAATTATAGAAAATTGGCGTGATGAAATTCCAGATAAAACTATTTTGTTGCAGGATGCTACATGTTATGAAGTTTACATCAGATTTCCTACAGATATCAAACTTTTATGGGAGTCATGCCAATGGATTTGGGAGAAAATGATTCCAAAAATTTGTCACAAAAATAAACTTAAAGAACCTAGAAGTAAGTTTAAAGAGCAACACAAAAAACACCTTATTTATAGTAAATTACGCAAAAAATCTTATCAAAAGACGAGAGCCAGAAAGCGAGCAAGTTTGTATCTTTTATCAAAGGGTATAATTGAGTTACAAAGAATTATAAATCAAACTAAAGCATCAGAATGGAGTACAAATGAATCTAAAATATTTAAAACTATTAAGCAAATATACCAACAACAAAAGCATCATTATGATAATCCAAAAGTTAAAATTAGGGACAGAATTGTCAGTATTTACAAGCCATATATTAGGCCCATAGTAAGAGGAAAAGAGAATAAACCAGTTGAGTTTGGCATAAAAGTTCATAAAGTTCAAGTCGGTGGTATTAATATGATTGAATACAGTAGCTACAGTGCTTTCAACGAGTGTAAACGATTGAAAATTAGCAGACTTAAACACAAATCAAGATTTGGCCGATGCACTCATATTTCAGCAGACAGAATTTATGCGACGAATGAAAACAGAAGGTATTGTACTAAGAATAATATTGCAACTAATTTTTGTCGAAAAGGAGCTGGCAAAGATAACAAACAAACTAAGCAAGTAAAAAATATTTTAAACAAAGAAAGGAGCACAAGTTTAGAAGGAAGTTTTGGGACAGAGAAAGAACATTATTTACTTGATAAAATAAAAGCTAGAAACCCTCAAACTGAAAAAGTTTGGGCGGTGCGCCGCTGCGATATTTTTCGGAATTCACACTGCAAATGCTGTTAAGATTTTAAAAAGAAGAAAAAAGAGAAATAGTGCATCTTTATTAGCCGCATAAAATAAAGAAAACTTCGACAACTTATCCGCTCTATTTAAAATAGAGTGGTTGTTAAACTGTGTTAATACATTAGAAAAATTTAGAAAAGATTAATGTCAATTGCCAAAAATAGTATTATTTCTATAATTTGACAGTTTTTAAGCAAAAAATACACTCCAAGTTGAGTGGATTTTTTGAAAATATTTTTTGAAAAAGTAATTTCCAAGGGAAGCCTACTGCGTCAAATTAGCTATGATGGTATTCGACGATACTCAGCTCAGGTTTATCAGAGTTATAAAAAAATCGAAGAATTTTTTAAACAAAATCAATCGTTGAACGGCAAAATAAACTGCACTTCTAAAGTAGACAATCTCAGTGTTGGGCTTAAGTATCCTTATATTTCCACATATTTCCACGCCTGTGAGGTTTCCTAACAAAAGAAATTTAGGAAACCTTGTCAAGTCCCATGGAAAAGCAGTTGGGTCCCAACAATGATTGGTTAAATCATTGTGAGTTAGGCACAGAGAAGGCGAATCTTAAAATTAACTTGGTGGGCATAACTTCTCCAAATGATTCATCCCCAATACAGTGGCTTCGCTACGCTTTTGGTATTCATCACCACCATATACCAAATGTAGTTGGGCGTCAGGTACAATCTTTTTGAAATAGGTTAATCCTTTAAAAAACTCACCGTTGATGGTCTTTCCTGCTTTAATTTCAACCGCGTGAAGTTTTAACCCGTCTTGGATGAGCAAATCTACCTCATTTTGATTGCTGTCTCGCCAGTAATACAATTGTGGACGATGACCTTGGTTATAGTGCATTTTCATCACCTCCAGAATGACCAAATTTTCAAAAATTGAGCCTTTGGCAAAATGCAGCTGAATATCAGCCTCGGAACGTATTCCCAACAAATAACAAAGTAACCCTGTGTCGTAAAAATAGACTTTAGGTGCTTTGGTGATTCGTTTGTTAAAGTTCTTGTAATAGGGGGGCAACCGAAATAAAATGTATGATGCTTCCAACACGGAAGTCCATGCTTCTACGGTTTGACTATTTATTCCTAAATCGTTGGCAATACTTGAAGCGTTAAAAACTTGTCCTGCTCGCCCTGCCATCAAATACAGGAAGTTCTGAAAGAGGGAAAGGTTTTGAACCTGAATCAATTGCCGTACATCGCGTTCAATGTAGGTTTGAATGTAGGTCGGAAAAAAGTCATTAGGCGATATTTGATTTTGGATAAGTCTTGGGTAACCTCCTTTGAAGATAAACTCGTCAATAGGGAGTTTTTCAGGCAGCTCAAAATAAGAAAATGGCAGAAGGGTCAATAAGGCGACCCTACCCGCTAGAGACTGGGAGATTTTTTGCATGAGCAAGAAGTTCTGCGACCCCGTCAGAACATACTCACCCGTTCGATTACGCTCGTCAGTGAACACCTGTAAATACGAAAATAAATCAGGGACGTTTTGGACCTCATCCAAGATGACACGATTTTGGTATCGTTCTAAGAAACTACGGGGGTCGTTTTGAGCCAAGGCTCTATTGTCAAGCAACTCCACGTTGACATACTGATAATCAGGAGCAAATAGCTTAGAAAATGTAGTTTTTCCCGATTGCCGTGGTCCAGAAATAGATACCATTGGAAACTTGGTAAGCAATAATTGTGCTTTGTGGGTCAGTGCTCTTGGAATCATTTATGTAAATATAAAATATAATTATGAAATTACATAAAAACTAGTAAACCTCAAATAATCAATGGTTTATTTTGTGATTTTTATTTTTACGAGGTTGAAATAAATTCAAGTAGGCACTCAAAAAGGGGGATAACCACTTGACTATTTTTTAGTAGTTTATGCCAAGTATAGGTAGTGTTTTTGATATTCACTTTTTGCTCCATTAGGGATAGTGGGGTAGCCCTGCTGTGACTGACAATTGAAACGCATATCGCATGGGCATATCAACGACGGATTTTGAGATAACTCCGTAGCTTTATTGATTTTTGCAGTTTTGGTGTTTATTTTGTCATGGGGAGCTCTGCGGGAGTGCTCCAATACTTAGGAGGTTTCGGCCTCCTACTTTATTTTAAATCACTCTTAACTTCCTTGTGAACTGGTTGTTTCCAGTGTAGTTTTTCATTCTTACTCTCATTAGTAGGTTTCTTGAAATATAATTATTTCAAGAAATCGCTAATAGCTACAGAGTAGAGCTTAACTGATGGCAAAAACCTGTCATACATGGCCAAAATAAAGTTTTTTTGAAGCATGTTACATTCACTGGATGCTGTAACTAGTGTTAATGAAAACTATGTTATACACCCTTCTCAATGCGATGTAACATACATTTATGTAACATCATGTTACAAAATGTTACATGATTTTTGGGAAACACAGTATTGGGGCACCTCAATAAGGTGTAATACATGAAGATGAATGAGACTTATTTTGCATTGATTTCATCAAAAAAATGCGTTGAGAAGGCATGATTTTTACTTAAAAATAGCTTTAGCAGTATTGTACAAAAAAAAGAAGTTAGATTTTGCTGATTTTTTTCGACGGAGAACAGATTCCTAGTCTATTTTTAGACGACGTAGACAAACAGTATGAGCAAAATCTTTTCAGTAAAAATGTAGAAGGGAGTAGGGAACTACTGACTGATAAATTAACGAGTTCATAATTTCAAAAAAGTATTGGTGGCGCCGAACAAGGAAACCAGAAAATTGAAATTTACCGATTCGGTGGGGGAGACATAAGACCTTCCCCAAAAATCTGCCTACCCAAACAGGTTATTTTTATGTTCGAAGGAGGAAAAATGATTTTGGAAGTTAGTGTGGATTGCAACAATGAATGAATAGCGAAAAAATAATCAGAGAGGCCACATTGAAGTGCTGGAAGTAGTCTCTTTTTGAACCAACATAGCAAGACATTCTAGTTGATTCTCGCTGCATTGTTGTGGGTAAAATGGGCTTACGTATCATCACGTATCATTACGTTTCATCACACTTTCACGCCTGTGAGGTTTCCTAACAAAGGAAACCTAGGAAACCATTTCCAAGGAAACCTTGTCAAAGTCCATGGAAAACCAGTCTGAATCTAATGGGTTGATGAGTATGTGACAAAATGACTGATTTTTGAGATAAGCAGAAGATTGTATAATTAATATGATTGAATTTTGATAATAATTATACTTAGATAAGTATACAACAATTATTGACTTTTGGGAGCAAAAAAGTAACTTTTTGGCAAGGACTGACAAAACTCGAAAA from the Runella sp. SP2 genome contains:
- a CDS encoding DDE transposase gives rise to the protein MIKDNSFVSKARSYLGKHVNFEEFQRKIIENWRDEIPDKTILLQDATCYEVYIRFPTDIKLLWESCQWIWEKMIPKICHKNKLKEPRSKFKEQHKKHLIYSKLRKKSYQKTRARKRASLYLLSKGIIELQRIINQTKASEWSTNESKIFKTIKQIYQQQKHHYDNPKVKIRDRIVSIYKPYIRPIVRGKENKPVEFGIKVHKVQVGGINMIEYSSYSAFNECKRLKISRLKHKSRFGRCTHISADRIYATNENRRYCTKNNIATNFCRKGAGKDNKQTKQVKNILNKERSTSLEGSFGTEKEHYLLDKIKARNPQTEKVWAVRRCDIFRNSHCKCC
- a CDS encoding ATP-binding protein codes for the protein MIPRALTHKAQLLLTKFPMVSISGPRQSGKTTFSKLFAPDYQYVNVELLDNRALAQNDPRSFLERYQNRVILDEVQNVPDLFSYLQVFTDERNRTGEYVLTGSQNFLLMQKISQSLAGRVALLTLLPFSYFELPEKLPIDEFIFKGGYPRLIQNQISPNDFFPTYIQTYIERDVRQLIQVQNLSLFQNFLYLMAGRAGQVFNASSIANDLGINSQTVEAWTSVLEASYILFRLPPYYKNFNKRITKAPKVYFYDTGLLCYLLGIRSEADIQLHFAKGSIFENLVILEVMKMHYNQGHRPQLYYWRDSNQNEVDLLIQDGLKLHAVEIKAGKTINGEFFKGLTYFKKIVPDAQLHLVYGGDEYQKRSEATVLGMNHLEKLCPPS